The nucleotide sequence ACATGCCAGGGCAGAAGAGCTTGGTCACAAAGAAGATTTTCGCGAAAAATTTGATTTTGTATGTTCAAGAGCTGTTGCCAATCTTTCAACACTTTCTGAATATACAATTCCTTTTCTTAGACAGGATGGTTTATTTGTTTCCTATAAAGCATCTATTGTTAATGAGGAAATATCTAATGCTGAAAAGGCTATAAAGATCTTAGGAGCAAAAATAGAAAAGGTTGAGAAGTTTTCCCTTCCAGGAATAGGAGATGAGAGGGACTTTGTATTCATAAAAAAAATTTCCAAAACACCTAAAAAATTTCCTCGAAAAAGTGGAGTTCCTTCAAAAGAACCTCTATAAAAAACATCCCATGGATTTCATAGTGAAATTCATGGGATGTTTTAGTTAAAAATGTTTCACGTGAAACATTTTTAAGAATATATCGGTTTTCCTGTTACGTTGCCCGGATTATATATTTCCAATGAGGGACGATTTCGCCGCATGTGAAAAATCGCAGCGGTACTAGTTCCGCAAAAAATGTGGAACAAGGACCGGCGTTTTTCATGCCCCTCTTTTGGAAACAGATACGCCTCACAACTCACGTTTACACTGAATTTTATATCTTATAAATTGAAAAACAGCCGGAAGATCACTCAAAAATAATCTTCCGGCTGTTTTTGTTAACCGAAGTCGCGAACCTCAAATGTTCCTAAAGAGGATTGTGCGAGACGCCGGTACTTATGCCGCGTATTCTGCGGCATTAGTACCGTTGCGTCGGAGCCCAAAGCGAAAGCATTCCTCGCAGGAACTTTGAGGCAAACGGCGTAACAGGCGAAGTCTTGGAAACAAAAAACTATAATTTTTTAATAAAAAAAAGATAAAAAATGTTTCACGTGAAACATTTTCATTTAAAAGAAAAAAGAATAGTGATATAATCGTTGTGTTGTCTTTAAAGATAAAATAAAAAATATAATATAATGACGTTTTTAAGGGAATAATCCATAGTATTTATTCCTGACTATTAAGTAAAAAGTCAAAACTGTGTGTGAAGGAGAATTAGATGAGTAGAATTATAGCAATCGCTAATCAGAAGGGTGGTGTTGGCAAGTCTACAACAGCGATAAATTTGTCAGCATATCTTGGAGTAAAAGGAAAAAAAGTATTGGTAATTGATGCTGATCCGCAGGGAAATACTACAAGTGGACTTGGAGTTGATAAGAGTGAAATTGAAAATACAATTTATCAGCTTATACTTGGGGATTCTGAGATAGAAGATTGCATAATTGGAGATATCACAGAAAATCTTTCTATATTACCGGCAAATGTAGATTTAGCAGCAGCAGAAATAGAACTTATAGGAATTGAAAAGAAAGAATATATTTTAAGAGATAAGATAGAAAAAATAAGAAAACAGTATGATTATATAATAATTGACTGTCCTCCTTCGTTAAATATATTGACGATTAATGCATTAACTACAGCTGACAGAGTTTTAGTCCCAATCCAATGCGAATATTATGCACTTGAGGGACTTTCACAGCTTATAAATACAGTTAATCTTGTAAGAGAAAGATTAAATCCTGAAATTACTATAGAAGGAATAGTCTTTACAATGTTTGATGCAAGAACAAATTTATCTGCTCAGGTTGTAGAAAATGTCAGGGAAAATCTTGGATCAGAAATATACTATGCAATAATACCTAGAAATGTAAGATTAGCTGAAGCACCAAGCCATGGCAAGCCAATAAATTTATATGATCCAAAATCAGCAGGTGCAGAGGCATATGAAATTTTAGCAGAATCATTAATTAAAAGTGCATAAACTGGGATTTAACAGAAGGTACGAAGCAAACTGAGTTGTGAGCAAGTTGTAAAACAGATTACCAATATCATGACCAGGTTATAAAACAAGTCATATTAAAGAAAAAAGTAAGATATATTAAATTGGAGGAGAAATGACAGCAAAGGGACTTGGAAAAGGATTAGGAAAGGGATTAGGAAAGGGATTGGGAAAAGGACTCGATGCCTTAATTCCACAAAATATAAATAATAAAGTTATAGACAACAAAACTGATAATACAAAAACTGAGATAGATGGTAATTTTGTATCAGAAGTTGCTATTGGAAAAGTTGAACCTGATAAAAATCAGCCAAGAAAGAAATTCAGCGAAAATGAATTGAATGAACTTGCTGAATCAATAAAAGAACATGGAATTATACAGCCGCTTATCGTAGAAAAGAATAAAGACAGATATACAATTATAGCAGGCGAAAGAAGATGGAGAGCTGCAAAGATTGCAGGAATGAAAAAAGTTCCTATTATAATAGGAGAGTATGACGAAAAAGAAAAAACTGAAATACAGTTAATTGAAAATATACAAAGAGAAGGATTAAATCCTGTAGAAGAGGCAAAAGCTTATAAGGAGTTAATAGAGGGATATAATTTAAAGCAGGATGAACTTGCGAAAAGTCTTGGAAAAAGCAGAACTGCAATTACAAATACTTTAAGAATCTTAAATCTGTCTGAAAAAGTCCAAGAAATGGTAATAGAAGATAAATTAAGTCAGGGACATGCAAGAGCATTACTTGCAATAGAAGATTTAGAAAGTCAGTATGAAATTGCATGTCAGGTCGTGGAGCATAGATTATCAGTCAGAGAGACAGAAAGACTTGTAAAGAATCTTAATAAGCCAAAAAAAGAAAAAGAAGAGATTGGTGAAGCAAAAAGATTAATATACGAGAAGATGGAAACTGATTTCAGAGAAATCCTTGGAACAAAGGTTAAAATTAGCCCAAAAGATGAGAAGAAGGGCAAAATAGAAATAGAGTATTATTCCCAGGACGATCTGGAAGAAATATTTAATAAGATAACTAAATAAGTATTCAAGTTAAACAAGCTAGTGGCGAGGTCACATTTAGATACATGTAGATAAAAAGAAAGATTTAAGGAGAATTTTAATGCAAAGCGATATTTTTAACTACCTGGGAATTGCTAATATAGATATAGCATATATTTTTATAGCTTTAATTGTATTAATCATAGTATTAGCTATTATTGATATAGTACAGGGAAGAAAAATTAAGAAAATGTCTCTTGATTTCAAAAAATTCATGACAGGAAGAAATGCTGAAAGTCTTGAAACAGAAATTGAGGAAATTGTAACAGATATTAAGAAGCTTAAAGGTGATAATGAGAAAAACGGAACGGACATTAAAGATATATTTAAGACATTAAAACTCTGTTACAGAAAAATGGGTCTAATTAAATATGATGCTTTCCATGAAATGGGAGGAAAATTAAGTTTTTCATTATGTATGCTGGATGAAGAAAATAATGGTTTTATTATGAATTCCGTTCATTCTAATACAGGATGTTATGTTTATACAAAAGAAGTTATTGATGGTAAATCTGAAATAGAATTAGGTGAAGAGGAAGAAATAGCATTAAATAAAGCTTTAACTGATCCAACATCTTTAATGGAAAAAATAAACGAGGAAAAAATAAATAAGATTAAGAAAGATATAGAAAGATCTGCAAATAAAGAAGATGCATAAATATTTAAGAGCAATAGGCTTTAGTAAAATTAATAAAAAAAGTGAATTAAAGAAAATTCTAAACGATGTATTAAAAAATCCGGATAAAAAACAGTATGCAACAGTATCTGATGAAAGTGTAGCAGTTGAATATACAAAAGAATTTGCGGAATCTCTTGGTATAGTTGTATCAGGCGAATATACAGATGAAGTAGAATTTGAATATGAATATTTTTATCCGTATTTTTTAGGATCAAATATAAGTTCAATAGAAGATATAGAAGTTGAAAAACGCTATGACAGGGAAGAATATGCAGGAATCTGTGATGATTTAAAAGTTGGGATAACAACAATATTTTATCTGCAGAACAGACTGGATTATTTGAAATTTAAAAATTTATATAAAAAGAATATACCAAGTACATCTGTTAATCTTTCAGCATTATCTGTTGAAGGTTCAATCATGCTGCCTTTAAGTAAAAATCCGGATGATGAAGAGAAGAATGAAAAAAAATCAAAAAACAGGATAGAAAAAATGAAGGCTGCAATGGAGGGTGATGAACAGGCAATGGAGGATCTTTCTATTGCAGATATAGATACATATAGTTCTATACAAAGAATGATACTGACAGAAGATGTATATTCTCTAGTAGATACATATTTTATGCCATATGGAATAGAATTTGATCATTATTCTGTTCTTGGAGAGATATGCGAAGTAGAAAAACGTAAGAATAAACTTACAAACGAAAAATTATATATTATTACTATTAAATGCAATGATTTAGTATTTGATGTCTGTATAAATGCAAAAGATCTTGTGGGAGAACCGGAAGTTAATCGCAGATTTAAGGGAATTGTCTGGATGCAGGGACATATTAATTTTGGTAAATAATCAAAAAAATGAGGAATTAAATTGAAAATAAAGAAATGTAGTATTGATGATATTAAAAAACTTCAGAATGTTTGCAGAAAAACCTTTGCAGAAACTTTTCAGGATCAAAATACCGAAGAGGATATGAGGAAATATCTTGATGAAAATTATGCAGCAGAGGTGCTAGAAAAAGAAATTTTAGATAAAAACAGTATAACTTATCTTGCATTGAATGATGAAAATGAGCCTTTAGGGTACTTAAAAATTAATAAGGATGATGCAGAAACAGAAAAAGGATATGATAATTCTCTTGAAATTCAGCGAATTTATATATTAAAAAAGGCAAAAGGTCAAGGAATAGGCTCTGAATTCATGAATATTGCAGAAAAGCAGGCAATTGAATGGGGACTAACCTATATATGGTTGGGCGTTTGGGAATATAATTATCCGGCACAGAAATTTTATGAAGGAAAAGGTTTCAAAAAGTTTTCGGAACATGTGTTTGAGCTCGGGGATGACAAACAGACAGATTTTTTAATGAAAAAGGATTTATAAGAAAATATAAAAAAAGAATCACATAAGTGATTCTCTTTTTTAATGTACGGGAGGGGATTCGAACCCCCGACCTTCCGCTTAGGAGTTTGCCCCGGACCTAAAAATAGAGTATTTTTAAGTATGTTAAATCAGGCTGAAACAGTGATAAATTCTGCGATTATGACCTGTTAGAATCTGCCTTTGTATGCTTATATATTTTGGCATATTTTGCAAGTGCCACTGCCAATTTACTGCCACTTTGCCAAAGTAGCACTATGAACTCATCTGGCTAATAAATGCTGTTTTAGGCTTATTCTTATACATAGCTGTTTAGAACAGTTTCGTTTAATTCTGAGCGTTCTTATACTTGCAACTATCGCAATATACATAGTTTAGTTTTCCTTTATATATACTACTTCTTATATCTAATACATCTGGAATAATTTTTTTGTTAATTTCTCCGCTAAAGCGTGGACCAGTTGTAACGATAATATTTTTAATAATTTCTTCTGGAATATCGACTGCAACTTTGTCGCAAGAAATATTTGGACTAATATCAATTCGCAATCTTATTTCCTTTTCATATCCCCATGCAGACTCTTTAATATATCCAGCAAGTTTTTTTGAATCAATGTCCTTAAATATCAGATTTGTTGAATGTCCACATGTTAATTGCTTGACATTATCATCATCGTCTCTATCAAAATAAGCTACTCTACATATTGAAGACTTAAAATTATTTGTAGCTATTTCAATTCCAGGTTTTATGCTATTTGTTTCAGAATTAACACTATATATTTTTGAAATTTGATCTTTCCACTTTAGAAAAATCTTTTTGGGAATTGAGATCTTTACTCCATTTTCCCAAGGTTGTCCATACATGCTCCACATTGCTATATTTTCACCAGTTTCCAAAGAGAAACTCGCAAAAAACAAATTTTTAAAATCCATTGCATTTGCCTTATATTCAAGTCCATCATTCATTTTTTGCGGATTCCCAACATACCATTTTTTGCTAGATAAAATGTTTTTTAGATTATTGAAGCTTGTATAATGTGAAACAAATTTATCTGGAATTCTAATAATCTTATTTTTATCTGTTAAAAACTGTATTAATTTAATTGGATTATCAATTTTGTCAAATGGAATTGCGGAACCATCAATAACTAATTTAGATAAATCCAGCTTTTCTATTATTGCTTTATAATTATCTATTCGTTCTTTTGAAATATCAGAAAGTTTGATTTTTCCATATTCTTTTTGTATTTTTTCAAAAAAATCATCATAGTTATCCATAATAATATACCTTCGCAATATCGTTTCATTAAGTATGCCCTTATTTATAATTATAACATATGTAATTGAATGATAAATACAGCATAATAAAATCCCAGAATTCTGCAATTCTGGGATTTCATTTCACTTTCCAGCATTTATAATTGTCTTCAGCAATGCCGCCATTTCCGGCTTCTGTAATAACCGCATCAAGGTTTCAGCATCAGTTTCTTCCTTTGGTGGAGTATTTACTTCGCTTTCGGTATTCTCAGATTTATCATTACCGTTATAAAAAGCATTCTCCATCATTTTTGCATTCACTTTTCTGTTTTCATCTATTACATGAGAATAGATATCTGTAACCATTTTTGTCTGGGCATGACCGGAATCTCCCTGGACTGCCTTGATATCACCTCCGGTAATCTTCAACTTATAAGTGATGCTGGTGTGACGGATGCTGTGGAATACTACATAGGGAAGATTATTATCACTGATAAGCTTCCTCATAGTTCTGTGAATATAGCTTGATTCCATCGGTCTACCGTTAGGTGTTGTGAAGACGAGATTGTAATCAAAGTATTCGTCTCCGAGAAGTAATTTAAGTTCCTCCTGCTCCTTTTTCTTAGCTATAAGCATTTCCGCAACAGTTGGTGGAAGAAAGATTTTTCTTACACTTGTTGCAGTTTTTGGCTCCTTTAATAGCAGCACAGTATCATTTCCACCAAGGACTGAAGGAAACTTCTTTATCACGCCCTTTTCTCCTAACTGCTCCAGAACATTTTTGCTTACACGCTGCAATTCCTTATTTACAAATATATAAGCTAGCCCATTTTTTATAGCTTCTTCGGAAACATCAACGCAATCCCAGGTAAGTCCGAGCATTTCACCCATACGCAGTGTACAGGCAAACGCAAGATTCAGAGCGAGGCGGAGATTATCATCTTGACAGAGATCTATTGCATTAAACAGTGTATCCGCATCCCATATTTCACGAGGTTTCTTTTCCTCTTTTGGAAGAGTTGCATTTTCAGCGGGATTCCTGCCTATAAGTTCCCATTTAACTGCCTGATGAAAAGCCGAGCGGAGAAGCTTATGGATTTCTCTGACAGTATGCGGAGTTAAATAAATACTTGAAGATTTTCCTTTATTATGAAGTACCTTCTTCACTTTCAAGAGATCTCTGTAATATTGATCAATAACTCTCGGTGTAACATCCTCCAATTTCATTTTACCGATAATAGGATTAATATAGTTGCTAATAAGGCAAATTCTTCCTTCATAAGTGGACATCGCCCAGCTGTTTATACCATATATCGTAACATAATCATGCAGAAGATCTTCAACCGTCTTGGCTGTAGGTACAGTAAAAGTATTGTTATTCTGCTGAAATTCCACCTCAGCCTTTCTTCTTTTAGCTTCATTAAGTGTATCGAAAGTTTCCCACCTAGACCGTTCATTTCCTTTTTCATCTTCATATTTATATACGACAGAGTATTTGCTCCGGCGTTTAACTATTGATGCCATCTTCAGCCTCCTTTACCTTTTTATAATGGGTCTGACCTGCATACCATTTTTCAAAACTTTCCAGCATGACACGTCGTTTTCCCTGGACTACTCGGATCTCAAATAGATTTTTATTAGCAAGATAATATGAATCTGTCTTCTTTAATCCCAGCATCTTTCCCATTTCTACAATAGATACGCTTGTTTTATTAATCGCCATTCTGTCCCTCCTTACCATTGAGCCATTCCTCAAAACTCTGACAGGAAACCCTGATTCTTCCACCTATGCGAACGGAATGAAAATAATTCTTCTTTATCAATTCATAGGCTCCGTCTCGACTAATAGAAAGGATCTTCATAATGTCATCAACCGTGTATGCTCTCTTTGACACCGGATCGAATGATTTTTTCTTTTTAGGAACGCTTCGTAAGCTGTTAATCTTTTCGATTTCTTTCTCGAACATGTAACTGCCTCC is from Lachnospiraceae bacterium C1.1 and encodes:
- a CDS encoding DUF2971 domain-containing protein, producing the protein MDNYDDFFEKIQKEYGKIKLSDISKERIDNYKAIIEKLDLSKLVIDGSAIPFDKIDNPIKLIQFLTDKNKIIRIPDKFVSHYTSFNNLKNILSSKKWYVGNPQKMNDGLEYKANAMDFKNLFFASFSLETGENIAMWSMYGQPWENGVKISIPKKIFLKWKDQISKIYSVNSETNSIKPGIEIATNNFKSSICRVAYFDRDDDDNVKQLTCGHSTNLIFKDIDSKKLAGYIKESAWGYEKEIRLRIDISPNISCDKVAVDIPEEIIKNIIVTTGPRFSGEINKKIIPDVLDIRSSIYKGKLNYVYCDSCKYKNAQN
- a CDS encoding GNAT family N-acetyltransferase; this encodes MKIKKCSIDDIKKLQNVCRKTFAETFQDQNTEEDMRKYLDENYAAEVLEKEILDKNSITYLALNDENEPLGYLKINKDDAETEKGYDNSLEIQRIYILKKAKGQGIGSEFMNIAEKQAIEWGLTYIWLGVWEYNYPAQKFYEGKGFKKFSEHVFELGDDKQTDFLMKKDL
- a CDS encoding AAA family ATPase, which encodes MSRIIAIANQKGGVGKSTTAINLSAYLGVKGKKVLVIDADPQGNTTSGLGVDKSEIENTIYQLILGDSEIEDCIIGDITENLSILPANVDLAAAEIELIGIEKKEYILRDKIEKIRKQYDYIIIDCPPSLNILTINALTTADRVLVPIQCEYYALEGLSQLINTVNLVRERLNPEITIEGIVFTMFDARTNLSAQVVENVRENLGSEIYYAIIPRNVRLAEAPSHGKPINLYDPKSAGAEAYEILAESLIKSA
- a CDS encoding DUF4446 family protein — encoded protein: MQSDIFNYLGIANIDIAYIFIALIVLIIVLAIIDIVQGRKIKKMSLDFKKFMTGRNAESLETEIEEIVTDIKKLKGDNEKNGTDIKDIFKTLKLCYRKMGLIKYDAFHEMGGKLSFSLCMLDEENNGFIMNSVHSNTGCYVYTKEVIDGKSEIELGEEEEIALNKALTDPTSLMEKINEEKINKIKKDIERSANKEDA
- a CDS encoding helix-turn-helix domain-containing protein, giving the protein MFEKEIEKINSLRSVPKKKKSFDPVSKRAYTVDDIMKILSISRDGAYELIKKNYFHSVRIGGRIRVSCQSFEEWLNGKEGQNGD
- a CDS encoding DUF3881 family protein; translation: MHKYLRAIGFSKINKKSELKKILNDVLKNPDKKQYATVSDESVAVEYTKEFAESLGIVVSGEYTDEVEFEYEYFYPYFLGSNISSIEDIEVEKRYDREEYAGICDDLKVGITTIFYLQNRLDYLKFKNLYKKNIPSTSVNLSALSVEGSIMLPLSKNPDDEEKNEKKSKNRIEKMKAAMEGDEQAMEDLSIADIDTYSSIQRMILTEDVYSLVDTYFMPYGIEFDHYSVLGEICEVEKRKNKLTNEKLYIITIKCNDLVFDVCINAKDLVGEPEVNRRFKGIVWMQGHINFGK
- a CDS encoding ParB/RepB/Spo0J family partition protein, with translation MTAKGLGKGLGKGLGKGLGKGLDALIPQNINNKVIDNKTDNTKTEIDGNFVSEVAIGKVEPDKNQPRKKFSENELNELAESIKEHGIIQPLIVEKNKDRYTIIAGERRWRAAKIAGMKKVPIIIGEYDEKEKTEIQLIENIQREGLNPVEEAKAYKELIEGYNLKQDELAKSLGKSRTAITNTLRILNLSEKVQEMVIEDKLSQGHARALLAIEDLESQYEIACQVVEHRLSVRETERLVKNLNKPKKEKEEIGEAKRLIYEKMETDFREILGTKVKISPKDEKKGKIEIEYYSQDDLEEIFNKITK
- a CDS encoding tyrosine-type recombinase/integrase yields the protein MASIVKRRSKYSVVYKYEDEKGNERSRWETFDTLNEAKRRKAEVEFQQNNNTFTVPTAKTVEDLLHDYVTIYGINSWAMSTYEGRICLISNYINPIIGKMKLEDVTPRVIDQYYRDLLKVKKVLHNKGKSSSIYLTPHTVREIHKLLRSAFHQAVKWELIGRNPAENATLPKEEKKPREIWDADTLFNAIDLCQDDNLRLALNLAFACTLRMGEMLGLTWDCVDVSEEAIKNGLAYIFVNKELQRVSKNVLEQLGEKGVIKKFPSVLGGNDTVLLLKEPKTATSVRKIFLPPTVAEMLIAKKKEQEELKLLLGDEYFDYNLVFTTPNGRPMESSYIHRTMRKLISDNNLPYVVFHSIRHTSITYKLKITGGDIKAVQGDSGHAQTKMVTDIYSHVIDENRKVNAKMMENAFYNGNDKSENTESEVNTPPKEETDAETLMRLLQKPEMAALLKTIINAGK